Proteins from a single region of Anopheles merus strain MAF unplaced genomic scaffold, AmerM5.1 LNR4000082, whole genome shotgun sequence:
- the LOC121601378 gene encoding uncharacterized protein LOC121601378 yields the protein MSSTVEKNEYPKASNALVIGAVLSYVAAVFLLMSFCSPYWIVSYPESFSSFKNMGLWEYCFRDFTYPYYQFPKQFNGCHHIFSEEYYVIREYLLPGWLMVVQGFVTISFLFTFGSLIIMACEIVRWPLKFVLRYEWLLSSISFAGIASSSFFMFLAVAIFGGNAYRRDWLMYPKFNVLSWSYELAVVSFMILGLAALLLYKESRKSYEMRREAKNLVMQMQMHEPGYHPSHHTSRSLHSGGYI from the exons ATGCTTTGGTGATTGGTGCGGTGTTGTCATACGTCGCGGCCGTATTTCTGTTGATGAGCTTTTGCTCCCCGTACTGGATCGTATCGTATCCGGAATCTTTCAGCAGCTTCAAAAATATGGGCCTGTGGGAGTACTGTTTCCGTGATTTCACCTATCCGTACTACCAGTTTCCCAAACAGTTCAACGGGTGCCATCACATCTTCAGCGAG GAGTACTACGTCATCAGGGAATACCTGCTGCCGGgatggttgatggtggtgCAGGGATTCGTAACGATTTCCTTTCTGTTTACGTTCGGTTCGCTCATCATTATGGCCTGCGAGATTGTCAGGTGGCCGCTTAAGTTTGTACTGCGCTACGAATGGTTACTAAGCAGCATTTCATTTGCCGGAATAGCATCTTCCT CATTCTTTATGTTCTTAGCCGTGGCCATTTTCGGTGGAAACGCTTACCGGCGCGATTGGTTGATGTATCCCAAGTTTAATGTCCTGTCGTGGTCGTACGAACTGGCCGTAGTATCGTTTATGATTCTCGGGCTCGCTGCACTGCTACTGTACAAGGAATCACGCAAGTCATACGAAATGCGACGTGAGGCGAAGAATTTGGTCATGCAGATGCAGATGCACGAACCGGGATACCATCCATCGCACCACACTAGCCGAAGTCTGCACAGTGGTGGCTATATCTAA
- the LOC121601387 gene encoding uncharacterized protein LOC121601387 — MGRFSALFSRKKLTSAKTRLLVDQLKTSCGVFLDPTIRSPNIQEARALKILRQIVTRSQRHIVQYIPERDAILECSLILVQNYVAHLRLRPSPLKRFRQEPFADAKVLFQAAIDLLVPEMLDEVIDTTLKFLQTENLWQVEFICVEILMFVLECRSPSAPLLSKLIDRIERFLALSDIGQVRHMLSVLQIVIVSQRWDLMEYSELAKLVRFYHSSVMIGTSRNQIYELRRGFEKCLKNLIPRLSIGDLYSFFVMMLPLVFDTDMSDEARIEFGSTVEHAASTMTVYDPRNRMHTAQVSTFIVEYLLRCIASEDPTRSILACKVLTKLLERGQHNPNQFQSPTIFHMDTYYEIVLATDFAPLQELLVEQRVHLEQALLQAIERHSQRKMNVEVFYQLLCTLLVEAPSGFTASAISCLLLKVQKMFLNYPTDPDSSMLADQQQQQHNNRIHATIMAVMTLINWIHRSGSMNAYITQVLHNRFDHAPSLNPPLRERYRYAPHHVSWYERRLFFDSLEIRYCLWKCFRISEEKIPKPARMRTRSYNDPRRRLDGGTLNVFAGM; from the exons ATGGGAAGATTTTCGGCATTGTTTTCGCGGAAAAAGTTAACCTCCGCCAAAACACGCCTACTCGTGGATCAGCTTAAAACGTCCTGTGGAGTATTTTTGGACCCAACGATTCGCTCGCCCAACATCCAAGAAGCGAGAGCGTTGAAG ATCCTACGGCAAATCGTCACCCGGTCTCAGCGCCACATCGTCCAGTACATACCAGAACGGGATGCCATTCTCGAGTGCTCGCTCATTTTGGTGCAGAACTATGTGGCCCATCTGCGGTTACGACCGAGCCCGTTGAAACGGTTCCGCCAGGAGCCATTTGCTGACGCGAAGGTGCTCTTCCAGGCGGCCATCGATCTGCTCGTGCCGGAGATGCTGGACGAGGTGATCGACACGACGCTGAAGTTTCTGCAGACGGAAAACCTCTGGCAGGTGGAGTTTATCTGCGTAGAGATATTGATGTTCGTGCTCGAGTGTCGTTCGCCATCGGCCCCGCTGCTGTCGAAGCTGATCGATCGGATCGAACGCTTCCTGGCGCTCTCGGACATCGGCCAGGTACGGCACATGCTGTCCGTGCTGCAGATCGTGATCGTGTCGCAACGCTGGGATCTGATGGAATACTCCGAGCTGGCCAAGCTGGTgcgcttctaccacagcaGCGTCATGATCGGTACCAGCCGCAACCAGATCTACGAGCTACGGCGTGGTTTCGAGAAGTGTTTGAAGAACCTCATACCCCGCCTCTCCATTGGCGATTTGTACTCATTCTTCGTCATGATGCTGCCGCTCGTCTTCGACACCGACATGTCAGACGAGGCTCGGATCGAGTTTGGTTCCACGGTGGAGCATGCCGCCTCCACGATGACTGTGTACGACCCGCGCAATCGAATGCATACGGCCCAGGTGAGCACGTTCATCGTGGAGTACCTGCTACGGTGCATCGCTTCCGAAGACCCGACACGCTCCATTCTGGCCTGCAAGGTGCTGACGAAGCTGCTCGAACGGGGACAGCACAACCCGAACCAGTTCCAGTCGCCCACCATTTTTCACATGGATACGTACTACGAAATTGTGCTGGCGACCGATTTCGCCCCGCTGCAGGAGCTGCTCGTCGAGCAACGCGTCCATCTGGAGCAAGCCCTGCTGCAGGCGATAGAGCGCCACAGCCAACGGAAGATGAACGTGGAGGTGTTCTACCAGCTGCTCTGCACGCTGCTCGTCGAGGCACCGAGTGGATTCACTGCGTCCGCTATCAGCTGTTTGCTGCTGAAGGTTCAGAAAATGTTTCTCAACTATCCTACCGATCCCGATTCGTCGATGCTCGctgatcagcagcagcaacagcacaacaATCGAATTCACGCCACGATAATGGCGGTGATGACACTGATCAATTGGATCCATCGGTCGGGATCGATGAACGCGTACATTACGCAGGTCCTACACAATCGTTTCGACCACGCTCCAAGTCTTAATCCGCCGCTACGGGAGCGCTATCGATACGCGCCGCACCACGTGTCCTGGTACGAGCGTAGGCTCTTCTTTGACTCGCTCGAGATTCGGTACTGTCTGTGGAAGTGTTTCCGCATCTCGGAGGAGAAAATACCGAAGCCGGCTCGGATGCGCACTCGGTCGTACAATGATCCACGACGACGGCTGGACGGTGGAACACTGAATGTGTTTGCTGGCATGTGA
- the LOC121601375 gene encoding putative cyclin-dependent serine/threonine-protein kinase DDB_G0272797/DDB_G0274007, producing MKQNSSKPTTTVPPSKAASRATMQRGHHNQQGQQQQQQMAFHQQQMQPAAVTFQQQASYQQAPQHHHLPHTQQQPMGCIVLPSGTMHQQPQHTTYMAQQPGLQPNAGNSAGPMYVGSAMVQQTSPQAGPAGFSTSAQPPVGYLQNTQHQPSMAAQQVQQRPNYQPTVADFVASNAVAAGYSGTHQPYKQQHQQSQSMQSFQEAPTASYPIHMPSTHHPEGSTTEAHYFFDANCTMPVVQQQQTPSTVTGCRNPKCTGCTSFRHN from the exons atgaaacaaaattcCTCAAAGCCCACGACGACAGTTCCGCCATCGAAGG CGGCAAGCCGTGCTACGATGCAACGTGGACACCATAATCAGcaggggcagcagcagcagcagcagatggccTTTCACCAACAGCAGATGCAACCGGCTGCAGTAACGTTCCAGCAGCAAGCCTCATATCAGCAAGCACCACAACATCATCACCTTCCCCATACGCAGCAACAGCCGATGGGGTGCATAGTGTTGCCATCAGGCACGATGCACCAACAACCGCAGCACACTACGTACATGGCTCAACAGCCCGGGCTGCAGCCAAACGCGGGTAATTCCGCCGGTCCGATGTATGTCGGTTCGGCTATGGTTCAGCAAACATCTCCCCAAGCCGGACCGGCCGGCTTTTCGACGTCGGCCCAACCACCGGTAGGATATCTGCAAAACACCCAGCACCAGCCATCGATGGCAGCACAGCAGGTACAGCAACGACCTAACTACCAGCCAACCGTGGCAGACTTTGTGGCAAGTAATGCTGTCGCTGCCGGCTACTCTGGTACACATCAACCGTACaaacagcaacatcagcagtcGCAGTCAATGCAATCTTTTCAAGAAGCTCCAACTGCCTCTTACCCGATCCATATGCCGTCGACACATCATCCGGAAGGCTCAACGACGGAAGCTCATTATTTCTTCG ATGCGAACTGCACGATGCCGGTcgtacaacaacagcaaacccCGTCAACGGTGACCGGATGCAGAAACCCGAAGTGTACTGGCTGTACATCCTTTCGACACAACTAA